AAATGCGCTACCCGCGTAGGCAACTAAGGCTGTGTCGCCTTCTTTAAATAGCTCAATCATATCGAGTGCTTTAAAGCGCGATTGCGTTAAACGGTTTGGTAAAATGTCGGTACTGTACATTGAATACGACATATCCATAACGATTACGCGCGCGCTTTTACTTTGAAATACGGGCACTTGTTTTTCTTCAAAACTAGGGCCTGCACTAAATAAAATACCCAAACAGCAAAACACAGCTATAAGCCAAAGTGGTTGGCTGGTTTTAGTGTTTGATTCGCTCATAATAAACGACGCCAAATGAGGAGCAATTAAGTTATCTGCTGTCGTTTTTTTATGTTTAATAAACGCAACAAAAAATAGCGCTGCAGCAGGTATTAAAAGCCACAAAACAGCTGGGCGAATAAATTCGAAATCCATTAGTTAGGCTCCTTGAGTGCACGCAAAGTACTTATCATAACTTTTAAGCTAATGAGTAAAATAGCAATCAGTAGTGGGTAGAAAAATAGTGAGCTTTGTGGGCGAAATGTTTGTTCATCAGCACTTATTGGCTCTAATTTATCAAGCTCAGCGTATATTTGCTGCAGGCCGGCTACATCTTTTGCTCTAAAGTATAAGCCGCCGGTTTGCTCCGCTACTTGTTTTAGTAAGCTTTCATCTAAGCTGCCACCACTTGAACCGCCCATATTAAATAGGCTAAAGCCGCGTGGGTTATCTGAGCCTACACCTATGGTATATACTTTAATACCTTCTTCGCGGGCAAGAAGTAGGGCATCTTCTGGTTTTAAATTACCGGCTGTGTTTTGACCATCGGTTAAAAGCACCACAATTCGATTACTTTTATCTTTATTAGCAAAACGCTTTACCGATAAGCCTAGTGCATCGCCAATAGCGGTGGCGCGTCCTACCAAGCCAATTTGAGATTCGCTGAGCATTTTACTTACTGTTTTCACGTCGCGCGTAAGTGGTGTTTGTAAAAATGCGGTGTCGCCAAATAATATCAGCCCAAGCCTGTCGCCTTGGCGCTGCTCTATAAAGTCGCTCAATACGGCTTTTACCATAGTGAGGCGGTCAACATACTGGCCGTTGTAGGCCATGTCTTGTTCGGTCATAGATCCTGATAAGTCAACCGCGAGCATTATATCGCGCCCTTCATTAGGTAATGAAATGGGCTCGTCTAACCACGTTGGGTTTGCAGCCGCTGTTACAAGTAATAACCATAAAATCCATTCAAAAACATTTAACTTACGTGCACCTTGCTCAAGGCTATGTGTGGTTAAGTTGTGTTTAGCAAAGCTAGGAATGCGAAGGCGCGTTTGTGCGCTAGTTGCAGCCGGTTTTAATAATAAAAGTAATAAAGGCAGTGGCAGTAACAAAAATAACCAGGGCCAGCTAAATTCAAACATGGACTGACTCCTTTAATTTAAATTGTTTAATACCTTGGCGAAACTTGTCGGTTAGTGCTTCGTTTGCTTGCTCGGTATTATAAAGGCTGAGTATTTCTTGTTCGCTAAAGCTTAAGCCGGTTAATGCATTAAGCGTAATGCACCAATTAGTTGTTGATTGTGCAGCTAGACGTTTGTCGTAATACTCAATAACAAGGCGTTTTAAAATAATATGAAGGGTGAGCGGGTTTTGCTCTGTTTTACTTAAGTCTATTGCGTAACGTTTTGGCTTTTTAAATTTGTGATTTTTGTAAAACCAAAAAGCAGCTGCACAGATTGCTATAAATAGCACCGTAATGATAACCCACCAAGCAGGGGCGAGTGGCCACCAACTTACTTGGCTTGGAGCTATTATGTCGTGCAGGCCGTCGAGTGGATTGGGTTGCATGGTTACTTTCTCACTAATTGCAGCTCAAGCGGGCTGGCTGCATTGAATGATATTAAATTAAGGCCAGATTTAGTTAAGCGATTAAGGCGAGTGCTAAATGTGTGTTCGGCATTTTTTGCAAAGCGTTCTCTAAAACTGTTATCCATTAGCGGAAGGGCAAAGTCTTGGTTATTTGCACTTACCGTAACCGTTTGTTTAAACGCAGGGAGCTGATGCTCAAACGGGTCACTTATATGACAGCCTATTAGTTCGCAGTGGCGGCTTAAAATTTCTAATTGCTTAAAGCTTGCATCATCTAAGGCATTAAAATCAGAGACTAAATACACTAAGCTGCCTGGTTTAGCTAAGTGGTTAAGGCGTTTTAAATTATCGCTAAAGTTGTTAGTGGCTTGTTTGTCTATATTGTTAAGTGCTTGTTGGTGGTTGTCGCATAGGTTATGGCAAAGTTTAAGAACGGCTTTTTCGCGTGCGCTTGGCTTAAGTTCTAAATGCGAGTGCTGGTTAAACACAATGCCGCCAATTCTATCACCGCGCTGACACGCCGACCAAGCAACTAGCGCGCTAATGTGCGCAGCCTGTACTGACTTAAGCAGTAGCTTTGAGCCAAATAGCATAGAGTTTGAAAAATCAGTAAATACAAAAACTGGGCGCTCTTTTTCTTCTTGAAAAAGCTTTGTATGGGTTTCGCCGGTGCGCGCTGTTACTCGCCAGTCAATAGAGCGAATATCATCGCCTTGCTGGTAATGGCGCACTTCGGCAAACTCCATTCCTCGGCCTTTATGTGGCGCAAGGTATTGCCCAGTTAAACTATTTTTAATTTTAACTTTTGGTGCAAGCTCTAGTAACTGCGCTTTTGCTTTGTAATACATCAGCTCTTTTAGTGCTAAATTTACACCGTGGCTGTGGCTTTCTTTCAGCCATGCCTGAGGGTCTAATTGTTTTTGCATAACTTAAGGTACGGCTACAAGTTCAACAATTCGGCTTATTACCTGATCTTTAGTAATGCCATCGGCCTGTGCTTCGTAGCTTAAAATAATACGGTGGCGCAGTACATTATGTACAACGGCTTGAATGTCATCGGGTGCTACAAAATCGCGGCCGTTTAACCAAGCGTGAGCACGGGCACATTTATCCAGTGCAATAGTTGCACGTGGGCTTGCGCCAAATTCTATCCAACGACCCAGTTGCTCATCTAATTGCGCGCCTTCTCGTGTTGCAATAATAAGCTGTACTAAATACTGTTCAAGAGGCTCGGCTAAATACAAACCTAAAATTGCTTGGCGGGCAGAAAATAAATCGCTTTGGCTAATTTGTTGTAAAACAGCTTGCTGCTCTTTTAATGCTTCACCTCGAGTTAGACGTAAGATGTCTAATTCGTGCTCGGCGCCCGGGTAACCAATACTTAAATGTAACAAAAAGCGGTCAAGCTGTGCTTCTGGCAGCGGGTAAGTACCTTCTTGCTCTAGCGGGTTTTGGGTTGCCATAACCATAAATAAATCGCTAAGCGGATAGGTATTTTTACCTACGGTAACTTGGCGCTCCGCCATGGCCTCTAGTAGTGCTGATTGTACTTTTGCTGGGGCACGGTTTATTTCATCTGCTAAAATAAGGTTATGAAACAAAGGGCCTTTTTCAAATACAAACTCACTGGTTTGTTGGCGGTATATATCGGTGCCTGTTACATCGGCAGGTAATAAGTCAGGCGTAAACTGTACACGCTGAAACGAGCCTTCAATCCCTTTAGCAAGGGCATTAACAGCACGCGTTTTTGCAAGCCCTGGAGGGCCTTCTACTAATAAATGGCCATCGGCTAAAATGGCAATAAGTAGTGCTTGAGTGAGCTCTGGCTGGCCAATAATTTGTGTATCTAAGTACGTTTTTAATTGTGAAAATGCGTTAGCTGCCATAATAAATAGACTTCCTCGTCAGCTGGGTTTGTACCTAATTAATTTTAGGTTATTAATACTGACCTAGTTATAAGGTTTATAAGTGAGTAACTCAAGAGTTAGACTTAATTTTTCAAAATAGTTCGTTATTTTTTAACGGTTTTTAGCGTACCACAAAACTTTGTAAAAACGCTTAAAAAAGCCTATTGTGGTAGTCAATATTAAGCACTATTTATATATTGGCATTTAGTGCTTTTGTATAAATTTGTGTTTATCTATTGGCTTTAGCACACGGGTTGTTTAGAATCGAGGAAAATAAACAGGTCAGACCTGTCAGCGGGAGAGCATAAATGTCTGAGCAAAACATACTAAAAACACCAAAGGGCGACCGTATTGCCATAGTTAGCGGCTTACGTACACCTTTTGCAAAACAAGCAACAGCGTTTCACCATGTACCAGCCCTAGATATGGGTAAGTTGGTGGTTAACGAAATGCTTGAACGATTAAATTTCGACAAGTCAGAAATCGATCAACTTGTATTTGGTCAAGTAGTACAAATGCCAGAAGCGCCAAATATTGCACGTGAAATTGTTTTAGGTACGGGTATGCCAGTAGGCGTAGACGCGTATTCTGTATCGCGCGCATGTGCTACCAGCTTTCAGGCCATTGCTAATGTAGCTGAGTCTATTATGGCAGGCTCTGTAAATGTGGGTATTGCCGGTGGCGCCGACTCATCTTCAGTACTGCCAATTGGTGTTAGTAAAAAATTGGCAGGTAGCTTAGTTGACTTAAATAAAGCACGTACCTTAGGCCAGCGTTTACAAATATTCTCAAAACTGCGTTTAAAAGATTTATTACCAGTACCCCCTGCGGTTGCTGAGTACTCAACAGGCCTTTCAATGGGGCAAACTGCTGAGCAAATGGCTAAAACACATAATATTAGCCGTGAAGATCAAGATGCGCTTGCACATCGCTCGCATTCACTTGCAACCCAAGCATGGGCAGATGGCAAGTTAAAAGATGAAGTAATGACGGCGCACTTACCGCCATATAAAAGCTTTATTGAAGAAGATAATAACATTCGTAAAAACTCAACGGTTGAAGGCTACGCTAAACTTAAACCGGTATTTGACCGCCAGCATGGCTCAGTGACCGCAGCAAACGCAACACCATTAACCGATGGTGCAGCAGCGGTACTGATGATGAGCGAAAGCAAAGCAAAAGCTCTAGGCTACGAAATTTTAGGTTATGTACGTAGCTTTGCGTTTTCGGCTATTGGTGTAGAAAAAGACATGCTAATGGGTCCTGCGCACTCAACGCCTATCGCACTAGATAGAGCGGGTATTACACTTGCTGATTTAGATTTAATCGAAATGCACGAAGCGTTTGCATCGCAAACACTTGCCAATATGAAAATGTTTGCATCAGATAAGTTTGCGCAAGAGCAACTTGGTCGTAGCAAAGCAATTGGCGAAATTAACATGGATAAGTTTAACGTTAACGGCGGCTCTTTAGCATATGGTCACCCATTTGCTGCAACAGGTGCTCGCTTAATTACGCAAAGCTTACACGAGCTTAAACGTCGTGGTGGCGGTTTAGCATTAACAACAGCGTGTGCTGCTGGTGGTTTAGGTGCAGCCTTTGTATTGGAGAGCGCGTAATGTCAGATTCAGTATTTAATTTAACGGTAGATGAAAACAAAATTGCCGTAGTAACCATTGATGTACCGGGTGAAAAAATGAACACCCTGCGCGACTCATTCGCTGATGACTTAAAAGCTTTACTTGAAGCGGCTAAGCAAGAGTCAGTAAAGGGGATGGTATTTATAAGTGGTAAAAGCGATAACTTTATCGCGGGCGCTGATGTAAAAATGCTTGATAGTGTGCAAAAGCGTGAAGATGCTTTAGCAATTAGTGAGCTTTGTCATCAAGCCTTTTTTGATATGACAAAACTACCTTATACAACAGTAAGTGCAATACATGGTGCGGCGCTTGGTGGTGGTTTAGAGTTTGCTTTAGCGTGTGATTACCGCGTAGGCACAGATAGCGATATTACTAAAGTAGGCCTTCCTGAAGTACAACTTGGTTTATTGCCAGGTGGCGGCGGTACGCAGCGTTTAACTAAAATTGTAGGCATTCAAAAAGCACTAGAGTGGATGCTAACAGGTAAGCAAATTCGTCCTAAGCAAGCTAAAAAAGCGGGCGTATTAGACGACGTTGTGCCACAAAGTGTATTGTTAAAAGTCGCTAAAGAATTTGCAGCTAAGAAAAAGCCACAGGATAAAGAGCCTAAGCTTGATAAAGTAAGCAAGTTATTAGAGTCAAACCCGTTTGGCCGTAACTTTATCTTTAAAAAGGCGAAAGAAAACGTACTTAAAAAAACAGGCGGACATTACCCTGCACCGCTTGCAATTATTAAGGCTGTGCGTGCAAGTGTAGAGCTTGATAAACTAAAAGCATACAAAACAGAAGCTGAAAGCTTTGCCACACTTGTAATGAGTGATGAGTCTAAAGCGCTTCGTAGTATTTTCTTTGCAACCACTGAAATGAAAAAAGAGTGGCGCAACGACGATGCACCGGCTATTAGTAAAACAGCCGTTTTAGGTGGTGGCTTAATGGGTGCTGGTATTGCGCATGTAAGCGCAGTAAAAGCCAAAGTACCTGTGCGTATTAAAGATGTAGCAGAGCAGGGCATTAGTAATGCCATGAACTACACCTACAAAATTTTAGATAAGCGCCTTAAGCGCCGTATTATGTCTAAAGCTGATATGCAGTTAACCATGAACCGTATTACCGGTACTACTGACTACAGCGGCTTTAAGCACATTGATTTAGTAATAGAAGCTGTATTTGAAGACCTAGCCTTAAAGCAAGGTATGGTTGCTGATATAGAGCAGCAATGTCAAAGCAATACTATTTTTGCTAGTAACACGTCATCACTGCCTATTTCACAAATTGCAGCACAGGCGCAGCGCCCTGAAAACGTGATTGGCCTGCATTACTTCTCGCCTGTTGAAAAAATGCCACTAGTGGAAATTATTCCTCATGAAGGCACTTCACAAGAGACCATTGCGCGTGTAGTTAACTTTGCTCGTAAGCAAGGTAAAACGCCAATTGTGGTAAAAGACATGGCTGGTTTTTACGTAAATCGTATTTTAGCGCCTTATGTTAATGAAGCGGCTAATTTAATGCTTGCCGGTGAGCCAATTGAAAAAATAGATGCAGCGCTTGTAGAATTTGGTTTCCCAGTGGGGCCGCTTGCTTTACTTGACGAAGTAGGGATTGATATAGGCTCTAAAATTGCCCCAATTCTTGAAAAAGAACTAGGCGAGCGATTTAAAGCACCAGATGCATTTTCTCGTATGATTGATTCAAAACGCCTAGGCCGTAAAACGGGTCGTGGTTTTTATGAGTACGATAAAAAGAGCAAAAAAGTTGACGAGTCTGTCTATGAGCTATTAGGTGTGACACCTGCACCGCGTTTAAATAAAAGCGAAATTGCTAAGCGTTGTGTATCACAAATGCTTAACGAAGCCGTACGTTGTTTAGATGATGGCATTATTGCAAGCCCACGTGATGGCGACATTGGCGCTATATTTGGCATTGGCTTCCCACCGTTTTTAGGTGGGCCGTTTAGCTACATGGATAAACTTGGCGCAAGTAAAGTAAGCTCTGATATGTCTACTTTAGCAAACAGCAATGCGAACTTTGCTCCGTGCGATACGTTGGTTGCAATGGCAAATTCAGGCGCTACATTTTACAATGTTCAAACAGCCACTGATGAGCCAAGCTCAGCTATAATTGAAGAGCAAGTAATACACGCTGAATCTTCTGATAAGCAAAATGAAGAAAGCGTAGTAGAGTCGCCAAAACAAGACTCTTAACAGCGAGCTTGCTGCTCAAATCGCTTAATTAAAACCGCATTTATATGCGGTTTTTTTATGCCTGCTATTCACAGGTGCATACTACTAATCCGCAATAATACTTAATCACTTTGATGGGCTAAACGTGTTGCTATCTGGGTTAAAAATCTTCATTTAGAACAGCTAGATACAAAAGTTTTTGCCTAGTTCTAGCGTAATTTTCTTAACGTTAAAGAGACCTCATATATAAGCAGATTGGTATAAATTGTGTTAGCGTGATTACTAAGTACGCAGATAAATAAGGGTTTTAATGCAGTTATTTACACCCAGATTGACAATGCGGCAGTTACAAAGCAGCGACTGGCCGTTATTTTTACAGCTTCATAAAGAGCCACAAGTGCTGCGCTATTGCTACGATATGCCAAGCGAGGCGTTTGTGCGCAATCGGTTTGAGCAGCGTTTAGCTAAGTGGGATACAGACGCACAACACCCGCTTTGTTTTGTAGTATTAGATAAGCACACTAATAACGCGTTAGGCGTTACTGGCTTTACCTACGACCAAGTATATGCAGAGCTAGGTTACTTGTTTTTACCCCAATATTTTAATCAAGGCTTTGCTAGCGAATCATTACGTGCAGTGATTGAGTGGGCTTGGCAACAGTGTAACATTAATCAATTTAAAGCAGTCGTCACTAAGGGGAATATTGGTTCAGAGAAGGTGTTACAAAAATGCGGTTTAACCCTAACGAGTATTAACCCACAATCGCATACTATTAAAAATACACTGTATGATGACTTAATTTACTCGTTAAAGTTATAACATTCGGGGCTAGCAAGCTAGCCCGTAAAGGTGCTAGAGGTGTGCTTCAATTACCTTACGATCTTTTTCTGGCATATTCTCAACAACTAAATTGAATGAATTATCAATCATTCTTTCAATCTCGCCCTGTGGAATAGAACCATCTAAAATCACCGTATTCCAAAGCCGTTTATTCATATGATAGCCAGGGATAACTGCGGGGAAAATATCTCGTAATGCAAGTGCTTCATCGGGATCGCACTTTAAATTAAGCCACCAAATAAGATCTCCATCATCATTAACGTCGCCATCATTACCTAAGGCAAGAGTGGCAAACATTTTATGATTTACTTTATAAACATCAACCTCTTGAGCAAATGGTTTTGTAACTTGCACAAGTGGCTTCTTTACTAAATACTCATGTACTGTGTTTTGGTCCATGATCCAATCCTTGAAGTCATACTCGGTAGAGATACCATAGCAGTTTTTTTGTCTTTTGATTATAGGTAATTAGTTTTAAATTAAAAATTTGCAAGTCAATACAACATGTAGCGCTAAAGAGACGTAATTTTAGTTGAACAAAACCCAGTTCGTGGTATGTTTCTGGCAATCAAAAAAATAATAGGAATACACACATGCCAAAGGCGAGTGAAGTTAAAAAAGGGACCGCGATTGAGTTTAATAATCGTGTGTTAGTTGTTAAAGATATTGTGCGTTCAGTGCCACAAGGTCGAGCAGGCGGCAGTTTGTACCGTATGCGTTTATACGATGTAGTAACCGGTGCAAAAGTAGACGAAACATTCAAAGATAGCGACATGCTAACGCTTGCTGATTTAACTCGTCGCGAAGCCATGCTGTCGTACATTGATGGCGACGAATATGTATTTATGGATAACGAAGATTACACACCGTACAACTTAAATAAAGACGCCATAGCAGAAGAAATTCAATTCGTTAACGAAGAAACGCAAGGCGTACACGTTATTGTTATTGATGGCTCGCCAGTAGGTCTTGATTTACCATCAAGCGTAGAGCTTGTTGTTGAAGAAACCGACCCTTCAATTAAAGGCGCTTCTGCAAGTGCTCGTTCTAAACCCGCCAAGCTTTCTACTGGTTTAACTATTTCTGTACCAGAGCACATCTCTACAGGCGACCGCATTCGCATTAATACGGTTGAGCACAAATTTATGGGCCGCGCCGAAAAGTAAATTAAACCGCAATAAAAAAAGCTGGCTGAGCCAGCTTTTTTTATGCGTAATACTAACCTTACTACTTAATCACTTTTTACTGTAGCCGTGAGTACGAGAGTTTTAGCTAAAGGGAGTAAAGTGCATACCATAAGGCGTTGGTTACTAACTGGCGCTTTAGTAGGCGCAGGGGGGTTTATCGAGTATGGGTATACACTCATAACAATATTGGCTTAATTGCCTGTATGTGGTGCCTAAAAGGGTTATTTAATTTGTGCTAAATGCTTATTAGCGCTAATTAAGCTAGGGGCAGATTTACTTTGTTGCTGCTTTAAAAACGCGGTGAATTCGTCTTTAGAAAGCGGTTTTGAATAATAATAACCTTGCACTGTTTCACAATTAAGTTTTTTAAGTATCTCTATTTGATTAGCTTGTTCAACCCCTTCGGCAACCACATGTAAATCTAGGTTTTGTGCAATAGTAACAATTGAGTCGACCATATTGCGGCCACGTTCGGTTTTCATATCATCTATAAAGGCTTTATCAACTTTTAAAGTATTAAGCGGAAATTGCTTTAAATACGCCAATGACGAATAGCCGGTGCCAAAGTCATCCATTGCTAAATGGATACCACGGGCGCTTAAAGAGCGCATAATTGCAATAGCTTCTTGTGGGTCGTCCATTACGGTGCCTTCGGTTATTTCAAGCTCTAAAAAGTAAGAAGGTAACTCGTTTTTTTGCAATATTACATCAATGCGCGTTGTTAAATCTGGCAAGCTAAACTGCTTGGCCGATAAGTTAACGGCTACGCGGCCGCTAAATAATCCATCGTCTAGCCATTGTTTTACATCTCTACAGGCTTTATTTAAAACCACTTCACCTATTTCAATTATTTGCCCAGTTTCTTCGGCTATAGGAATAAATACACCAGGGCTTATAATGCCTTTTTTGGGCGTTATAAAACGTACCAAGGCTTCCATACCTGTTAGTTTACCGGTACGGATATTCATTTTAGGTTGGTAATACACTTCAAAATGGTTTTCTTTCAAGCCAAAGCGCATTAAATTTTCTATTTGCAGGCGTTTAACCGCTTGGCGGTTCATGGTGTCGTTAAAAAATAGGTAGCTGTTACCTTTCTTTTTAGCATGATACATGGCTGTATCGGCATTTTTGAGTAATAGTTCTGGCGTATTGCCATCTTCAGGAAATAACACAATGCCTACGCTTGAGGTAATAGCGAGCTCATGGCCTGCCATTTTAAATGGGGTGGCAATAGCGGCTAAAAACTGTTTTGCCATGCGAGTTATCACATGTATGTCGTTTGTATCTGCCATAACTAGGGCAAATTCATCACCCCCTAAGCGATAAAAAACATCGTTTTCACGGGTTAATTTATTTAATCGCATAGCTAATTTAGCTAATAGGCTGTCGCCTAGCTGGTGGCCTAACGAGTCATTAATTTTTTTAAAGTTGTCTAAATCAAATACTAATAATGCATGATGCGCATTTTGTTTTACCAGCTTTTGTAAGTCAGTAAAAAATAAGTTTCTGTTAGGCAGGCTTGTGGTGCGATCTCGGTTAGATAAGTTATGAAGTTGCGATTGCGCATTTTTACGCTCGGTTAAATCTGAGTAAACAATGACATAGTTAGTTATTTGATTTTGATCGTTTTTTATTTCATCAATCGAAATTTCAATAGGAAGTAGCACCCGTTCGCTATTGCGCAATTTAACCTCTTGTTGAATGCGTTCACGTTCGCGCACGGTACTTTTTATATTATCTACATAGGCTTTATCGTAGCCTGGTAGGTTAAATTCTTTTTTAAGGTATTGCTCTCTTACACCGCCAAATAGGGTTAAAAAGCTTGGGTTTATTTCAACTAAATTAAAGTTTTTGTCATATATTGCAATTGCATCGGTGAGCGACTCTACACACTTAGCAAATAAGTTAAGGCGCTCTTCGGTTGATTTAAGCAAGGAAATATCGCGCACGGTGCCGGTCATTCTTAGTGGCGCTAAGTTAATGTCTTTTTCTATAATTTTTCCGCGGTCGAGCACCCAGTGCCAATGTCCAAAGGTGTCTTTAATTCGATATGTGGCTTCAAAAAAAGCAGACTGTTCAGCAAAGTGCCTTTTAAGTAGGTGCTCTACACTTGCAATATCATGGGGGTGGATCAGGCTTTTATTTGGCGGGAACCCCATTAACGTAGTTGAATCCATCATGTATTTATCATTAATGCGGATCACTTCGCCGGTTTTTATATTCCAATCCCAAAGTGTATCTCCGCTGCCTTCAACGGTGCTTTTTAAGCGCCTTTCAGACAAGCTGTGCTGTAAGCGTGAGCATTTTAATTTATAAATTACAAATAATAGGTATGGCAAAGCCAGCGCAAGCAAGGCACTGGCAATCATTAAAACAGTATTGGTATCAATATTAAAGGCATGTTCAAAGGCAAAAGCACTGGGTGCTAAGCTTAGTAACAACCAGTAAAAACCACATCTTATTGTTGTTATTTTTATCATTTGTTTTATTACTACTAATTAACAAATGATAATCTAAATCATGCCTCTTGTAGAGTCAAAGAGATTGCGAGCAAAGCGGCATTTTTTGCGATTTATTTACTTTAGCGCTACTTAATAACTCATACCTTGGTCTATCGTCTGCAAAAGTGGCAATTGCATAGGCCTTTATTTGCTCAAGGGTCAGCGCATGTAGGGCTTCTAACAGGCGTTTTTGCATATGAAATTCATGATCTTTATTACCTATAGCGAGCCAAAAACGCTGCGAACGTAAGCGCAAGTTTTTGTCTTTTTCGGCAATATGAGTGCCTAGCCCGTGTTTATGTTGTTGCCATGAGTCGTCATCTAAATCATCAATATTGGCAATAAACTGGTTAATAAAATGATTATGCCTGTGTAAAAGCGCATGAGCTTCAAATTTAGGTGACTGTATATAAAATGCAATCCCTGCTCGGGTGTTAAAGGGCGCGTAACCCGTGCCAACTAAGTACCCTAGCTGCTGAGTTGTTCGCAGTTCATTAAAGTAATCTTGGTTTATTAAATGGTTTAGAGCCATTAATTTTACTTTTTCATCTACATCAGAGGTTTGCGCCTGATAATAAATAACCATAGCGTG
The sequence above is drawn from the Pseudoalteromonas espejiana DSM 9414 genome and encodes:
- a CDS encoding putative bifunctional diguanylate cyclase/phosphodiesterase — translated: MIKITTIRCGFYWLLLSLAPSAFAFEHAFNIDTNTVLMIASALLALALPYLLFVIYKLKCSRLQHSLSERRLKSTVEGSGDTLWDWNIKTGEVIRINDKYMMDSTTLMGFPPNKSLIHPHDIASVEHLLKRHFAEQSAFFEATYRIKDTFGHWHWVLDRGKIIEKDINLAPLRMTGTVRDISLLKSTEERLNLFAKCVESLTDAIAIYDKNFNLVEINPSFLTLFGGVREQYLKKEFNLPGYDKAYVDNIKSTVRERERIQQEVKLRNSERVLLPIEISIDEIKNDQNQITNYVIVYSDLTERKNAQSQLHNLSNRDRTTSLPNRNLFFTDLQKLVKQNAHHALLVFDLDNFKKINDSLGHQLGDSLLAKLAMRLNKLTRENDVFYRLGGDEFALVMADTNDIHVITRMAKQFLAAIATPFKMAGHELAITSSVGIVLFPEDGNTPELLLKNADTAMYHAKKKGNSYLFFNDTMNRQAVKRLQIENLMRFGLKENHFEVYYQPKMNIRTGKLTGMEALVRFITPKKGIISPGVFIPIAEETGQIIEIGEVVLNKACRDVKQWLDDGLFSGRVAVNLSAKQFSLPDLTTRIDVILQKNELPSYFLELEITEGTVMDDPQEAIAIMRSLSARGIHLAMDDFGTGYSSLAYLKQFPLNTLKVDKAFIDDMKTERGRNMVDSIVTIAQNLDLHVVAEGVEQANQIEILKKLNCETVQGYYYSKPLSKDEFTAFLKQQQSKSAPSLISANKHLAQIK